The following is a genomic window from Armatimonadota bacterium.
GCAGCCCTTGCGCGTCAATTCTCATGTGCTGCGATCCCTTCGTCATGTCCCGAATTGCCGTACCGTCTCGGAGACTGGGCGGCTCCTCACGCGCCGACCCCCGCCGGCTTGACCCCGAGCACGTCGAGCGTGCTCGGGTCCACATCCAGCCCGCGCAGGCGTTCTTTGCTGCCGCGCAAGCTCTCCACCGCGTTGAGCCCGAGAGCGCCGAGGATCTCCTCGAGTTCGGCGCTCCACGCTCGCACCAGGTTCGCGATCCTCCGCGCGCCGACGAGCGGGTCAATGCGGCGAGTCAACTCCGGGTCCTGGGTGCAGATGCCCCACGAGCATCTGCCGGTGTAGCATTTCTGGCACAGCGTGCAGCCCAGCGCCAACAGCGCCGCGGTACCGATCGCCACCGCGTCCGCCCCGAGCGCAATCGCCTTCGCCATGTCGGCGCTGGACCGAATCCCGCCCGCCGCGATGAGCGACGCCTGGTTGCGTATCCCCTCCTGCCGCAGGCGTTCGTCAACCACCGCGACCGCGATCTCGACCGGGATCCCGAGGTGGTCTCGAATCACCGTCGGCGCCGCCCCGGTTCCCCCGCGAAAGCCGTCGAGGTAGATGATGTCCGCGCCCGCGCGGACGATGCCGCTCGCTATCGCCGCGACGTTGTGCACCGCCGCGATCTTCACGCACACCGGCTTGGCGTAGTCCGTCGCCTCCTTGATCGCGTAGATGAGTTGGCGCAGATCCTCGATGGAGTAGATGTCGTGCTGCGGCGCGGGCGACAGCGCATCCGATCCCACCGGGATCATCCGCGTTTGTGATACCTCCAGGGACACCTTCTCTCCCGGCAGATGGCCGCCGATGCCCGGCTTGGCTCCCTGGCCGATCTTGATCTCGACCGCGGCGCCGGCGTTGAAATAGCCGGCGTGTACGCCGAAGCGGCCGGAGGCGCACTGCACCACGGCGCAGTGGGCATATGGCCGCAGGTCTTCATGCAGTCCGCCCTCGCCGGTGTTCCACAGGATGCCGCATTCGGCCGCGGCCATCGCAATCGCTTTCTGCGCGGGCAGGCTGATCGAGCCGTAGGACATCGGCGCGAAGACGATCGGCGTCGCGATTTCCAGATTCGGATCGAGTCGTGTCTTCAGCGCGAGCGCACTCCCCGGCCCGGCGTCCAACTCGACGCGCTCCGGCTTGCGGCCGAGGAACGTTCGCAGTTCCATCGGCTCGCGCAGCGGGTCAATCGAGGGATTCGTGACCTGGCACGCGTCGAGCACGAGGTGGTCGAAGATCACCTGATAAGGGGCGTCGTTGCCCATCCCGGTCAGCAGTACGCCGCCCGTGTCGCCTTGCTTCCACACGTTCTTGCGATGGGTTACACTCCACAGCGCGTGCGGCTTGTAGTGCTGGGGGTTGGGCGCGACGACGATGCATTTCTCCGGGCACATCGCCTCGCACCGGTGGCAGCCGACACACTTGTTGTGGTCGGCCCCGACGCGGTCCTGCCACGACAGAGCCCGCCACCCGCACTGCATCACGCATCTCTTGCAGCGGCGGCAGCGCTCGGTATCGTTGCGCCATACGAACTCCGGTGGCGAATAGAGCGGCACCACGTCGGCGCGGGGTCTCGTGTGATCCGGCGCAAACTCCGCTTCGGCGCCCGCGAGAGCATCTCTGGTATCGAGGTCAAGCTGTGGCATGAGCCACCTCCGTCGAGCTGACCAACGGGGCCGAGGTGCTGACGTCCTGGCCGCGGCACCCGATCACCGGCTCGCCTGCGCGCGGCGACCACACCGTGTCGGGGTTCGCGCACATCGCGCGAATTGCCGCCTCCTCGCTTGAGATATAAAGGAAGTCGTCCTTGCGCGCGGCGACCATCGGTCGCAGCTTGATGCGGTCGTTCACCCCCACCATCCCGTCGCGGTGGGCGAAGATGATGGCGAACGGCCCGTTAACCAGTGCGCTCGCATAGACCTGGCGCAGGGCGCGGTAGAGGTCGCGCTGCTCCGGCTCCATACGGTCCACCGCCTTCCAGAACGGCGGCGCAATGACTTTGCACGCCACTTCGATGGGCAGACCGTGACGCCGCACCAGCAAGTCGAGCAGGTACGCCATTACCTCGGTGTCCGTGCGCATCGTGCAGCGATAGCCGAACATCTCGAGATAGCGCTTGTTAATGCCGTAGGACGAGATCTCCCCGTTGTGCACCACCGCCCAGTCGAGCAAGGTAAACGGGTGCGCGCCGGCCCACCACCCCGGCGTGTTGGTCGGGAAGCGGCCGTGCGCGATCCAGATGTAGGCCTGATAGTCCTCAAGGCGATAGAAGTCCGCGATGTCCTCCGCGTACCCCACGCCCTTGAACGCGCCCATGTTCTGTCCGCTCGAGAACACGTAGGCGTCGCTGACCTCCGCGTTTATCCGCATCACCTCGCGCAGCACGAAATCCTCGTCCGAGGCGGACTGGCTCTGGGCTACAGCTTCGGGCTTCGGTGTCGCGAAGTAACGCCACAGTAGGGGAGGATCCGCTACCCCCTCGACCAACCGCGTTGGAATCCTCTCGTCGCGCGCGCAGTCGAACCCGGTGTCGAGTGCCTTCTCCGCCGCGTCCTTGGCATCCGCGGAGTAATACATGATGTGGAACGCGAAGTGCCGCGGAAAGTCCGGGTAGATGCCGTACGCGGCAAAGCCGCCGCCCAGCCCGTTGGATCGGTCGTGCAGCAAGGCGATGGAATCGCGTATGCCGCGTCCGTCCACGCGTTCGCCCGTGAGGCTCATCATGCCGCTCAGCCCGCAGCCGGAGATGTTACGAGTATACAGATCCGCTGTGTGGTGGTGCATCGCTGCCCTCCTTACGGGCGGCGGCGCTCGGGGCGCCATTCGAACAACTGCGTGAGTTCCGATCCGCCTGCCGCCGCCGGCTCCGGGAGTCCGAGCCGCTTGCGCTGCGAGGCGGAGCCCTCGACCAGCCGACCGGATTTGCGGAAGGCCGCCATGCCCTCCGCGGTGCCGGCGGGCGTCACGCCCCTCTCCGCCGCGAGCTGCTTCGCGACACGGAAGATATCCATCATGCTGTATCGCTGGAAGCACGCCTCCCGGCAAGTGCAGCACTCCACGCAGCGCCAGAACTCGCCCTCGCGCAGCACCTGGTCGACCTGTCCGTCCGAGAGTTGACGGATGATCCCGTTGGGATCGAACGCCACATCAACGCGCGTGACCGGGCAGTCAAATGCGCATGCGCCGCACTCCGCGCATTTGCGCAGTAGATCATAGTCCCAGCGCTCCCTCACGCGCTCGATGGCCTCGCGCTGCCCTTGCCACCGGATGAGGAAAGGCTGGATGTCAATGCGGTGAGACGACAAACCGAGATCGTCCGGTGCCAGGCCAAGCGCCAGCCCCAGGAGTTCGGTGTAGTACAACACGGGGACGTGGATTTGTTCACCCTTGCGCTGCAGCAGGAACTGCGTCGTGTCGTACTGCATGAAGCAGGCAGGGCAGGCCAGGCAGATCGCGTCCGCGCGCTCCGCGGCGACGTCGCGCAGCTTGCGCCGCGCCATCGCCTGAGCCGCATCCTGATCGTCAACGCGCGACAGCAGTCCGCCGCAGCACGACAGCTTGCCTTCGTAAGCAACGCTCGTCGCGCCGAGAGTCTCCACCAACTCGTCGAACTTGGTGGGGTGAGCCGGGTCGTCCACTGCGAGATCGGCGCTCGGCTTAAGCAGGTGGCATCCGTAATGGATGGCGATGCGCATGCCGGTGAGCGGCGCCGTGACGCGCTCGCCGATCGCCGACAGCCCGAAATCGCGGTGGAGGAATTCCAGGATGTGCGCGGTGCGCGCTGTGCCTCGATAGGAACGACCTACGCGGCGCAACTCGCGGTTGACCTCGCCCTGCGCTGCGGCGCTTGACGCAACCTCCGCCGCCGCGCCTTTCAGGGTGCCGAAGCAGCCCGGGCAGGGAGTGAGGAAGTCAACGCCGGCATCCTCGGCGATCGCGAGGTTCCGGGCGGCGGTGACGAGCCACTCGTCGTGGCCCATGTTCGCGACGGTGGTCTTCTCAGGACAGCAGGTGAGGCCCTCGGTGTCCGCGCAGTCCACGCCGAGGTGCTGCATCACCGCTCGCGTGGATTTCTCGATGTGGGGCAGGCGGCCCTGGACGTAGCATCCCCAG
Proteins encoded in this region:
- a CDS encoding alpha-hydroxy-acid oxidizing protein, producing MPQLDLDTRDALAGAEAEFAPDHTRPRADVVPLYSPPEFVWRNDTERCRRCKRCVMQCGWRALSWQDRVGADHNKCVGCHRCEAMCPEKCIVVAPNPQHYKPHALWSVTHRKNVWKQGDTGGVLLTGMGNDAPYQVIFDHLVLDACQVTNPSIDPLREPMELRTFLGRKPERVELDAGPGSALALKTRLDPNLEIATPIVFAPMSYGSISLPAQKAIAMAAAECGILWNTGEGGLHEDLRPYAHCAVVQCASGRFGVHAGYFNAGAAVEIKIGQGAKPGIGGHLPGEKVSLEVSQTRMIPVGSDALSPAPQHDIYSIEDLRQLIYAIKEATDYAKPVCVKIAAVHNVAAIASGIVRAGADIIYLDGFRGGTGAAPTVIRDHLGIPVEIAVAVVDERLRQEGIRNQASLIAAGGIRSSADMAKAIALGADAVAIGTAALLALGCTLCQKCYTGRCSWGICTQDPELTRRIDPLVGARRIANLVRAWSAELEEILGALGLNAVESLRGSKERLRGLDVDPSTLDVLGVKPAGVGA
- a CDS encoding glutamine amidotransferase family protein; translation: MHHHTADLYTRNISGCGLSGMMSLTGERVDGRGIRDSIALLHDRSNGLGGGFAAYGIYPDFPRHFAFHIMYYSADAKDAAEKALDTGFDCARDERIPTRLVEGVADPPLLWRYFATPKPEAVAQSQSASDEDFVLREVMRINAEVSDAYVFSSGQNMGAFKGVGYAEDIADFYRLEDYQAYIWIAHGRFPTNTPGWWAGAHPFTLLDWAVVHNGEISSYGINKRYLEMFGYRCTMRTDTEVMAYLLDLLVRRHGLPIEVACKVIAPPFWKAVDRMEPEQRDLYRALRQVYASALVNGPFAIIFAHRDGMVGVNDRIKLRPMVAARKDDFLYISSEEAAIRAMCANPDTVWSPRAGEPVIGCRGQDVSTSAPLVSSTEVAHATA
- a CDS encoding 4Fe-4S dicluster domain-containing protein → MSRYGYFWGCYVQGRLPHIEKSTRAVMQHLGVDCADTEGLTCCPEKTTVANMGHDEWLVTAARNLAIAEDAGVDFLTPCPGCFGTLKGAAAEVASSAAAQGEVNRELRRVGRSYRGTARTAHILEFLHRDFGLSAIGERVTAPLTGMRIAIHYGCHLLKPSADLAVDDPAHPTKFDELVETLGATSVAYEGKLSCCGGLLSRVDDQDAAQAMARRKLRDVAAERADAICLACPACFMQYDTTQFLLQRKGEQIHVPVLYYTELLGLALGLAPDDLGLSSHRIDIQPFLIRWQGQREAIERVRERWDYDLLRKCAECGACAFDCPVTRVDVAFDPNGIIRQLSDGQVDQVLREGEFWRCVECCTCREACFQRYSMMDIFRVAKQLAAERGVTPAGTAEGMAAFRKSGRLVEGSASQRKRLGLPEPAAAGGSELTQLFEWRPERRRP